The Clostridium chauvoei genome has a window encoding:
- the serS gene encoding serine--tRNA ligase — protein sequence MLDLKRIRNNPEEIKKALANRGEDFQESTIDEIIALDEQRRNILVEVEALKSKRNQVSAEIPKLKKAGKDVTAIMTEMRELGDKIKEDDTKISEIDEKLEYIMLRMPNIPNPQVPEGETDEDNIEIKKWGEPTKFNYEPKAHWDLGTDLNIFDFERAGKITGSRFTIYKGLGARLERAIINYFLDKHTFENGYEEVLPPYMVNRESMTGTGQLPKFEEDAFKVENNGYFLIPTAEVPVTNMYRNETLKSTDLPIKHVAYSACFRAEAGSAGRDTRGLIRQHQFNKVELVKFCKPEDSYNELDKLVKDAESVLQGLGLPYRIVRICKGDLGFTAALKYDIEVWMPSYNRYVEISSCSNFEDFQARRANIKYKETPKDKPQFVHTLNGSGVAIGRTVAAILENYQKEDGTVEVPEALRRFMNCDILK from the coding sequence ATGTTAGATTTAAAAAGAATTAGAAATAATCCAGAAGAAATAAAAAAAGCATTAGCTAATAGAGGGGAAGATTTTCAAGAATCAACTATAGATGAAATAATAGCTTTAGATGAGCAAAGAAGAAATATATTAGTTGAAGTTGAAGCATTAAAAAGTAAGAGAAATCAAGTATCAGCAGAAATACCTAAATTAAAAAAAGCTGGTAAAGATGTTACAGCAATAATGACTGAAATGAGAGAGCTTGGAGACAAGATAAAAGAAGATGATACTAAAATATCAGAAATAGATGAAAAGTTAGAGTATATAATGTTAAGAATGCCTAATATACCAAATCCTCAAGTTCCAGAAGGTGAAACTGACGAGGACAATATAGAAATTAAAAAATGGGGAGAGCCAACAAAGTTTAACTATGAACCAAAGGCTCACTGGGATTTAGGAACAGATTTAAATATATTTGATTTTGAAAGAGCTGGTAAGATTACAGGATCAAGATTTACTATATACAAAGGTTTAGGAGCAAGATTAGAAAGAGCTATAATAAATTATTTCTTAGATAAGCACACCTTTGAAAATGGATATGAAGAAGTATTACCTCCATATATGGTAAATAGAGAGAGTATGACAGGTACAGGTCAATTACCTAAGTTTGAAGAAGATGCATTTAAGGTTGAGAATAATGGCTACTTCTTAATTCCAACAGCTGAAGTTCCAGTAACTAATATGTATAGGAATGAAACATTAAAGAGTACAGATCTTCCAATTAAACATGTTGCTTATTCAGCTTGTTTTAGAGCAGAAGCAGGATCAGCTGGTAGAGATACAAGAGGGCTTATAAGACAACATCAATTTAATAAAGTAGAATTAGTTAAGTTCTGTAAACCAGAAGATAGTTATAATGAATTAGATAAATTAGTAAAAGATGCAGAATCAGTATTACAAGGATTAGGATTACCATATAGAATAGTAAGAATATGCAAAGGTGACTTAGGATTCACAGCAGCATTAAAGTATGATATAGAAGTATGGATGCCAAGTTATAATAGATATGTTGAAATATCAAGTTGTTCAAACTTTGAAGATTTCCAAGCTAGAAGAGCTAATATAAAATATAAAGAAACTCCAAAAGATAAACCACAATTTGTTCATACATTAAATGGTTCAGGAGTTGCTATAGGAAGAACCGTTGCAGCTATATTAGAAAACTATCAAAAAGAAGATGGAACTGTAGAAGTACCAGAAGCTTTAAGAAGATTTATGAATTGTGATATTCTAAAATAA
- a CDS encoding HD domain-containing protein, whose product MSLYRVKQFLWAIESNFKRIDYDYLRKYLNSDEIKLFDTLKHNDKHHCIRVCKDSILMKEQENIDVDDFKLAKAALLHDIGKSKFKLNIFEKSIVVLLDKATNGKINKYDNIKQIDIYYNHPKIGEKILRKYNYDEEFLQVIKQHHNYNYDNNNKILEIISKCDNKN is encoded by the coding sequence ATGTCATTATATAGAGTAAAACAATTTTTATGGGCAATAGAATCAAATTTTAAAAGAATAGATTATGATTATTTAAGGAAATATTTAAATAGTGATGAAATTAAACTTTTTGATACTTTAAAACATAATGATAAACATCATTGTATAAGAGTATGTAAAGATTCTATTTTAATGAAGGAACAAGAGAATATAGATGTAGATGATTTTAAGCTTGCTAAAGCTGCATTACTTCATGATATAGGGAAAAGTAAGTTTAAATTAAATATATTTGAGAAGTCTATTGTAGTTCTTTTAGATAAAGCAACTAATGGAAAAATTAATAAATACGATAATATAAAGCAAATAGATATTTATTATAATCATCCTAAAATTGGAGAAAAAATTTTAAGAAAATATAATTATGATGAAGAGTTTTTACAGGTTATAAAACAGCATCATAATTATAATTATGATAATAACAATAAAATTTTAGAAATAATAAGTAAATGTGATAATAAAAATTAG
- a CDS encoding NAD(P)/FAD-dependent oxidoreductase → MDYDILILGGGIIGCSVAYELSKYNFNIAVIEKDYDIADDISFVNTSVVYDGSETSDNIMAGLEYIGNLILEDTCKKFNVPFKNIGALRVVNDENGVKKLEEMYARAKNRGIDGVRLIDSEEVYSIEPNINTNIKKGLYSENVAIVAPYDLAIAYAEVASDNGVNFRLEEEVLNIQNLSKGFKVTTNKNKFSCKVVINTIPNEIYIQENGIVEEKNSEVSENEFKNMSYLLVADNYKNKLNKIVIETLDKNTFVLSTPTTTTGSLIGIKSTEKTSLDDNLDYVNNLLIGLDKSNINNLFRESYDKDSILIDDSEIKRGYIRVTGTHYGKITMAPAIAKMLCDTLTNNLKCTLKKNFLDKRRYFYKFREMDREELNEVIALDERYGKIVCVCNNISEGEIVDCIRRPLGARTVEGVKRRTGAGFGSCHGSYCYEKIINILARELDKKVTDIVDDSKESKIISSRIKEFDGV, encoded by the coding sequence ATGGATTATGATATTCTTATATTAGGTGGAGGAATAATAGGGTGTTCAGTAGCTTATGAATTATCTAAATATAATTTTAATATAGCTGTTATCGAAAAGGATTATGATATTGCAGATGATATATCATTTGTTAATACATCTGTTGTTTATGACGGATCTGAAACATCGGATAATATAATGGCTGGATTAGAGTATATTGGGAATTTAATATTAGAAGATACATGTAAGAAGTTTAATGTTCCATTTAAAAATATAGGAGCATTAAGAGTTGTTAATGATGAAAATGGTGTTAAGAAACTTGAAGAAATGTATGCTAGAGCAAAAAATAGAGGCATAGATGGTGTTAGGTTAATAGATTCGGAAGAGGTATATAGTATTGAACCTAATATAAATACAAATATAAAAAAAGGATTATACTCAGAGAATGTAGCTATAGTTGCCCCTTATGATTTAGCTATTGCTTATGCTGAAGTTGCCTCTGATAATGGGGTTAATTTTAGATTAGAGGAAGAAGTTTTAAATATTCAAAATCTAAGTAAGGGTTTTAAGGTTACTACGAATAAAAATAAATTTTCTTGTAAGGTAGTTATAAACACAATACCTAATGAGATATATATACAGGAAAATGGGATAGTTGAAGAAAAGAATTCAGAAGTAAGTGAAAATGAATTTAAAAATATGAGCTATTTATTAGTAGCTGATAATTACAAGAATAAATTAAATAAAATTGTTATAGAAACTTTAGATAAAAATACTTTTGTATTAAGTACTCCTACAACAACAACGGGTTCATTGATAGGAATTAAAAGTACTGAAAAAACTAGTTTAGATGATAACTTGGATTATGTAAATAATCTACTTATAGGATTAGATAAAAGTAATATAAATAATTTATTTAGAGAAAGTTATGATAAAGATTCTATTTTAATTGATGATAGTGAAATTAAAAGAGGTTATATAAGAGTTACAGGAACACACTATGGAAAAATAACCATGGCACCAGCTATAGCAAAAATGCTTTGTGATACTTTAACTAATAATTTAAAATGTACTTTAAAGAAAAATTTCTTAGACAAAAGAAGATATTTTTATAAATTTAGAGAGATGGATAGAGAAGAACTTAATGAAGTTATAGCTCTAGATGAGAGATATGGGAAAATTGTTTGTGTTTGTAATAATATATCTGAAGGCGAAATTGTTGATTGCATAAGAAGACCATTAGGAGCTAGAACGGTTGAGGGTGTAAAAAGAAGAACTGGAGCTGGATTTGGTAGTTGTCATGGTTCATATTGTTATGAAAAAATAATAAATATTTTAGCTAGAGAATTGGATAAAAAGGTTACTGATATTGTAGATGATTCAAAGGAGTCTAAAATAATATCCAGTAGAATAAAGGAATTTGACGGAGTATAA
- the panB gene encoding 3-methyl-2-oxobutanoate hydroxymethyltransferase has translation MKNTAITFKGAKVKNERLTMLTAYDYSTAKIIDEAGINGILVGDSLGMVCLGYEDTLSVTIEDMIHHTKAVSRGVKNTLVVADMPFMSYQTSVYDAVVNAGRLIKEGRAHVVKLEGGVEVCDKIEAIVKASIPVMAHIGLTPQSVNALGGFKVQGKSEEAARELIKAAKAVERAGAFAVVLECVPAKLAEIITNELNIPTIGIGAGNKCDGQIMVYQDMLGMFNDFTPKFVKKYAKVGDVMKDAFNRYIDEVRDGIFPEESHSFKISDEVIEKLY, from the coding sequence ATGAAAAATACAGCTATTACATTTAAAGGTGCGAAAGTAAAAAATGAAAGGTTAACAATGCTTACAGCATATGATTATTCAACTGCAAAAATAATAGATGAAGCAGGTATTAATGGGATATTAGTTGGAGATTCATTAGGAATGGTATGTTTAGGATATGAAGATACTTTATCTGTAACTATTGAGGATATGATTCATCATACTAAAGCAGTATCCAGAGGTGTAAAGAATACATTAGTTGTTGCTGATATGCCATTTATGTCATATCAGACATCAGTTTATGATGCTGTAGTAAATGCAGGTAGACTTATAAAAGAGGGGAGAGCTCACGTAGTTAAGCTAGAAGGAGGAGTAGAAGTATGCGACAAAATAGAAGCTATAGTTAAAGCATCTATACCTGTAATGGCACATATAGGATTAACCCCACAATCTGTCAATGCTCTTGGTGGATTTAAGGTTCAAGGTAAAAGTGAAGAAGCTGCAAGAGAGTTAATAAAGGCAGCTAAAGCAGTAGAAAGAGCAGGAGCTTTTGCTGTAGTTTTAGAATGTGTTCCAGCTAAGCTTGCAGAAATAATAACTAATGAATTAAATATTCCTACTATAGGAATCGGAGCAGGAAATAAATGCGATGGACAAATAATGGTTTATCAAGATATGTTAGGTATGTTTAATGATTTTACTCCTAAATTTGTTAAGAAGTATGCAAAGGTAGGAGATGTAATGAAGGATGCATTTAATCGATATATAGATGAAGTTAGAGATGGTATTTTCCCAGAAGAGTCACATAGCTTTAAAATTAGTGATGAAGTAATAGAAAAACTTTACTAA
- a CDS encoding LacI family DNA-binding transcriptional regulator — protein sequence MKITIKDVAKEANVSPSTVSRVLSNSNRISEETKTRVNKAVQKLNYTPNIIARGLANNRTKILAAVLPQSAEGLFENPFFIQAMRGMSIYAQKENYYIMYAFKEDDKDDEVWIRRFIDSNLVDGICLLNSKEDDKCIKYLKEQSVDFVVIGRPEEASDVLWVDNNNVKAMKDLVCHLIKKGHKRIGFMGARGNLNVSIDRLKGYQEALIDNGIKIDSNLIMDLKNFTEEQGYKGAKSLLSIVEPTAIVTTDDLLAFGVQKYLLEKNITTIDLVGFNNSPLSKYQNPPLSSVDINSNKLGYYAAKLLIDKLEGRIDGVSNYIIETELIERESIKK from the coding sequence ATGAAAATAACGATCAAAGATGTAGCAAAAGAGGCAAATGTATCTCCATCAACAGTATCTAGAGTATTATCTAATAGTAATAGGATAAGTGAAGAAACTAAAACAAGGGTTAATAAAGCTGTACAAAAACTTAACTATACACCAAATATTATTGCAAGAGGATTAGCCAATAATAGAACTAAAATATTAGCAGCAGTATTACCACAAAGTGCAGAGGGGTTATTTGAAAATCCATTTTTTATTCAAGCAATGAGAGGTATGAGTATATATGCTCAAAAGGAAAATTATTATATAATGTATGCCTTTAAAGAAGATGACAAAGATGATGAAGTGTGGATAAGAAGATTTATTGATAGCAATTTAGTAGATGGAATATGTCTTTTAAATTCTAAAGAAGATGATAAGTGTATAAAGTATCTAAAAGAGCAATCAGTAGATTTTGTAGTAATAGGTAGACCTGAAGAAGCAAGTGATGTTTTATGGGTTGATAATAATAATGTTAAGGCAATGAAGGATCTTGTATGTCATTTAATAAAAAAGGGGCATAAGAGAATAGGCTTTATGGGTGCCAGAGGAAATTTAAATGTTTCTATAGATAGATTAAAGGGGTATCAAGAAGCATTAATTGACAATGGTATTAAGATAGATAGTAATTTAATTATGGATTTAAAAAATTTCACTGAAGAACAAGGATATAAAGGAGCTAAGTCATTATTAAGTATAGTAGAACCTACAGCTATTGTAACAACAGATGATTTATTAGCTTTTGGAGTACAAAAATATTTATTAGAAAAAAATATTACTACAATTGATTTAGTTGGATTTAATAATTCACCGTTATCTAAATATCAAAATCCACCATTATCATCTGTAGATATTAATTCAAATAAACTAGGATATTATGCTGCTAAGTTATTAATTGATAAACTAGAAGGTAGAATTGATGGCGTATCAAATTATATAATTGAAACAGAATTAATAGAAAGAGAATCAATTAAAAAATAA
- the panC gene encoding pantoate--beta-alanine ligase yields the protein MRISESIKDIRLQVKEWKKAGLSIGFVPTMGYLHEGHESLIRRAAIENDKVIVSIFVNPIQFGPKEDLDKYPRDLERDSCICKDAGTNLIFYPKKEEMYYDDFATFVDINGLTKELCGKSRPIHFRGVCTVVSKLFNIVSADKAYFGEKDAQQLAVIKRMVRDLNIDIEIIGCPIVREKDGLAKSSRNTYLSLEERNAATIINKSLKIARNKLNNGERSAKAIRDIIKENIDKEPLAKIDYIEVVDSISMEIVEEIDRNVLVAIAVYIGKTRLIDNFTFEV from the coding sequence ATGAGAATTTCAGAAAGTATAAAAGATATTAGATTACAGGTTAAAGAATGGAAGAAGGCTGGATTAAGTATTGGATTCGTTCCAACTATGGGATATTTACATGAAGGTCATGAAAGCTTAATAAGAAGAGCGGCAATTGAAAATGATAAAGTGATAGTCAGTATATTTGTAAATCCAATTCAATTTGGGCCTAAAGAAGATTTAGATAAATATCCAAGAGATTTAGAGAGAGATAGCTGTATATGTAAAGATGCAGGAACGAATTTGATATTCTATCCTAAAAAAGAAGAAATGTATTATGATGATTTTGCTACTTTTGTTGATATTAATGGGTTAACAAAAGAATTGTGTGGTAAAAGCAGACCAATTCATTTTAGAGGGGTTTGTACAGTGGTATCTAAACTATTTAATATAGTATCAGCAGATAAAGCATATTTTGGGGAAAAGGATGCTCAACAATTAGCTGTAATAAAAAGAATGGTAAGAGATTTAAATATAGATATAGAGATAATAGGATGTCCAATAGTTAGGGAAAAAGATGGACTAGCTAAGAGTTCTAGGAATACTTATTTATCACTAGAAGAAAGAAATGCAGCAACTATAATAAATAAATCGTTGAAAATTGCAAGAAATAAATTAAATAATGGGGAAAGAAGTGCTAAAGCAATAAGGGATATAATAAAAGAAAATATAGATAAGGAACCGTTAGCTAAAATAGATTATATTGAAGTTGTTGACAGTATATCTATGGAAATTGTAGAAGAAATAGATAGAAATGTATTAGTAGCTATAGCAGTTTATATAGGAAAAACTAGGTTAATAGATAATTTTACATTTGAAGTTTAA
- a CDS encoding ROK family protein — protein MNKKFVIGVDLGGTKIYTALVDLEGNIKKEITIKTEAEKGEVAVLEKILYTIDTVLEGTDINEVKAIGVGSPGPLDVEKGLIVYTPNLPFKNFNIVKPIKDKYKVDTYLDNDANVATLGEFMFGAGKGSKNMVFITASTGIGGGAILNGNLFRGSTANALEVGHMTVMQGGPRCGCGNTGCAESLASGTAIMKRANEAVASNANTSLKNYDKVTAREVFIEAEKGDLVAKDILDNALSYLGITVTNVANIFDPDIIVIGGGVSNGGRIVFDKIQEEMNRRCLRTIATNCKVEKAVLDSKAGVLGAAALAILESK, from the coding sequence ATGAATAAAAAATTTGTAATTGGTGTTGATTTAGGTGGGACTAAGATTTATACAGCTTTAGTTGATTTAGAAGGAAATATAAAAAAAGAAATAACAATTAAAACAGAAGCTGAAAAAGGCGAAGTTGCAGTTTTAGAGAAAATATTATATACAATAGATACTGTATTAGAAGGTACAGATATAAATGAAGTTAAAGCTATAGGGGTTGGATCACCAGGACCTTTAGATGTAGAAAAAGGACTAATAGTTTATACTCCTAACTTACCATTTAAAAACTTTAATATAGTTAAACCAATAAAGGATAAATATAAGGTAGATACTTATTTAGATAACGATGCTAATGTTGCAACTTTAGGTGAGTTCATGTTTGGAGCTGGTAAAGGAAGCAAGAACATGGTATTTATAACTGCTAGCACTGGAATAGGCGGTGGTGCTATATTAAACGGAAATTTATTTAGAGGTAGCACAGCAAATGCTCTAGAAGTTGGACACATGACAGTAATGCAAGGTGGTCCAAGATGTGGCTGTGGAAATACTGGTTGTGCAGAAAGTTTAGCATCAGGAACAGCTATAATGAAAAGAGCAAATGAGGCAGTAGCAAGTAATGCAAATACAAGTTTAAAAAACTATGATAAGGTTACAGCAAGAGAAGTATTTATAGAAGCTGAAAAAGGAGATCTTGTAGCTAAAGATATATTAGATAATGCATTATCATATTTAGGTATTACAGTAACTAATGTAGCAAATATATTTGACCCAGATATTATAGTTATCGGTGGTGGAGTAAGTAATGGCGGAAGAATCGTCTTTGATAAAATTCAAGAAGAAATGAATAGAAGATGCTTAAGAACTATAGCTACTAATTGTAAAGTTGAAAAAGCTGTTTTAGACAGTAAAGCAGGTGTTTTAGGAGCAGCGGCTTTAGCAATATTAGAAAGTAAATAG
- a CDS encoding GNAT family N-acetyltransferase: MIFGNKMYLRSVVKEDIEALYNICTDKEVLKYNYGSVGIPSKGTIMDQFQHLNRPNREELTIVNNDRQVIGYVYYKENRYTIDTYSIGITIGRAYWGDGYGRDATIQLCKYLFYKKKAHKIELEVVKENARAVNFYKELGFIEEGVRRSKYYLKGEYLDTIVMGMLRAEFKL; this comes from the coding sequence ATGATTTTTGGAAATAAAATGTATTTGAGAAGTGTGGTTAAAGAGGATATAGAGGCTTTATATAATATTTGTACAGACAAAGAAGTTTTGAAATATAATTATGGTTCTGTAGGAATTCCATCAAAGGGAACTATTATGGATCAGTTTCAACATTTAAATAGACCTAATAGAGAAGAATTAACTATAGTAAATAATGATAGACAAGTTATAGGGTATGTTTATTACAAGGAAAATAGGTACACTATAGATACTTATTCAATAGGGATTACAATAGGACGAGCTTATTGGGGAGATGGGTATGGAAGAGATGCGACAATACAATTATGCAAATATTTATTTTACAAAAAGAAAGCTCATAAAATAGAATTAGAAGTAGTTAAGGAAAATGCTAGAGCCGTTAATTTCTATAAAGAACTAGGTTTTATAGAAGAAGGAGTTAGAAGAAGTAAGTATTATTTAAAGGGAGAATATTTGGATACTATAGTAATGGGTATGCTAAGAGCTGAATTTAAATTATAA
- the panD gene encoding aspartate 1-decarboxylase, with protein sequence MKLNMLKGKIHRATVIQAELDYVGSITIDEELLEAAGILEYEMVQIVDINNGSRFETYAIAGQRGSGMICLNGAVARCVQVRDKIIIMSYCQLENDEAIDHKPKVVFVNEENKISSVTRYEKHGQLSE encoded by the coding sequence ATGAAATTAAATATGTTAAAGGGAAAGATTCATAGAGCAACAGTAATTCAAGCCGAATTAGATTATGTTGGAAGTATAACTATAGATGAAGAATTATTAGAAGCAGCTGGAATATTAGAGTATGAAATGGTTCAAATAGTTGATATAAATAATGGAAGTAGATTTGAAACATATGCTATAGCAGGACAAAGAGGATCTGGAATGATCTGTCTTAATGGAGCAGTAGCGAGATGTGTTCAAGTTAGAGACAAAATAATAATAATGAGTTATTGTCAATTAGAGAATGATGAAGCTATAGATCACAAACCAAAAGTAGTTTTTGTAAATGAAGAAAATAAAATAAGTAGTGTTACAAGATATGAAAAACATGGACAATTATCAGAGTAA
- a CDS encoding transcription repressor NadR → MRSIQRREEIMKLLKASNSAIKGMELANRFDVTRQIIVKDIAILRAAGNSIIATPDGYIYNVSNNKVKSIVAVNHNTNETINELETVVKYGGIIEDVIIEHPLYGEIRGNLMIKNLNDLNKFEHEFINKNIKPLSNLTNGVHLHTISTDTEDDMKSIKMELKEKGFLL, encoded by the coding sequence ATGCGGTCTATACAAAGAAGAGAAGAAATAATGAAATTGTTAAAGGCAAGTAATTCAGCCATAAAAGGAATGGAATTAGCGAATAGATTTGATGTTACTAGACAAATTATAGTTAAGGATATAGCTATTTTAAGAGCTGCAGGAAATTCCATTATAGCAACTCCTGATGGATATATTTATAATGTTAGTAATAATAAAGTAAAATCGATAGTTGCGGTAAATCATAATACGAATGAAACTATAAATGAATTAGAGACTGTAGTTAAATATGGTGGAATAATAGAAGATGTTATTATAGAACATCCTTTATATGGGGAAATTAGAGGTAATTTAATGATAAAGAATCTTAATGATTTAAATAAGTTTGAACATGAGTTTATTAATAAGAACATTAAACCTTTATCTAACTTAACTAATGGGGTTCATTTACATACTATATCTACAGATACAGAGGATGATATGAAGTCGATAAAGATGGAGTTAAAAGAAAAAGGTTTTTTACTGTAA
- a CDS encoding DUF1667 domain-containing protein, with the protein MMEKEIFTSIVRVKGSEKYKVVPIKSSEFVDKALWVELSKVLSRIYVNIPIQSGDIICKNILNTGIDIICTRTLERE; encoded by the coding sequence ATGATGGAAAAGGAGATTTTTACTTCTATTGTAAGAGTAAAAGGGAGTGAAAAATATAAAGTGGTCCCTATAAAAAGTAGTGAATTTGTAGATAAGGCTTTATGGGTAGAGTTATCTAAAGTATTAAGTAGAATTTATGTTAATATACCTATCCAATCTGGTGATATTATATGCAAAAATATACTAAATACAGGAATTGATATAATTTGTACTAGAACTTTAGAGAGAGAATAA
- a CDS encoding Rossmann-like and DUF2520 domain-containing protein yields the protein MKIGFIGAGKVGFSLGKYFMENNITVTGYYSRNEDSAYEASIFTNTKKYNNLEDIINESDAIFITTPDGEIQRVWNELKELSIQNKMICHCSGSLSSNIFSNINKYGAYGYSIHPMLAISDKYNSYKNLKEAFITIEGHDKHISDFKKVIESLGNKTTVITEENKPLYHAASVVVSNLVIGLINNGINYLEKCGFNEEDAINSLYPLITFNIKNIKEKGVVESLTGPVERGDLNTIKAHCNSLYGIDKELYKMLSKNILEIAKIKNKDRDYKEIEEYLGGKK from the coding sequence ATAAAAATCGGATTTATAGGTGCAGGAAAAGTAGGGTTTTCTTTAGGAAAATATTTTATGGAAAATAATATTACTGTAACTGGATACTATAGTAGAAATGAGGACTCCGCATATGAAGCCTCAATTTTTACAAATACAAAAAAATATAATAATTTAGAAGACATCATAAATGAAAGTGATGCTATTTTCATTACTACCCCAGATGGAGAAATTCAAAGGGTTTGGAATGAATTAAAAGAACTGTCTATTCAAAATAAAATGATTTGCCATTGTAGTGGATCATTATCTTCAAATATCTTTTCAAATATAAACAAATATGGTGCTTATGGATATTCAATTCATCCTATGTTAGCAATCTCAGACAAGTATAATTCTTATAAAAATCTCAAAGAAGCTTTTATTACAATTGAAGGACATGATAAACATATAAGTGATTTTAAGAAAGTTATAGAATCATTAGGAAATAAAACAACTGTAATAACGGAAGAAAATAAGCCTTTATATCATGCTGCTTCCGTTGTTGTAAGTAACCTTGTTATAGGTCTTATTAATAATGGAATTAATTATTTAGAGAAATGTGGTTTTAATGAAGAAGACGCTATTAATTCTTTATATCCATTAATTACATTCAATATAAAAAATATAAAAGAAAAAGGTGTAGTAGAAAGCTTAACAGGTCCAGTTGAACGAGGAGATTTAAATACTATTAAGGCTCATTGTAACTCTTTATATGGTATAGATAAAGAGTTATATAAGATGTTATCTAAAAATATTTTAGAGATTGCAAAAATTAAGAATAAAGATAGAGATTATAAAGAAATAGAAGAATATCTAGGAGGCAAAAAATGA